The Clupea harengus chromosome 22, Ch_v2.0.2, whole genome shotgun sequence genomic sequence ACGGCACCACCACCTTGGCTTTTTCCTTCCAGGGCGGCGTCATCGCAGCGGCAGACTCTCGCGCAAGTTGTGCCGGACTGGTTGCCTGCCCTACCACCAACAAGATCTCTCCCATCCACTCCCACCTGGTGGTCACCTCCTCAGGCTGTGGTGCTGACTGCATGCTGTGGGAGCGGATCCTTGCCCGAGAGATCCGCCTGTACCAGCTCCGCCATGGCCGCAGGCTCTCCATCGTCGGCTCCGCCAAGCTCCTTTCCTTCATGCTGCATCCTTTCAAGGGGACCGAAGTGTGTGTGGCCTTAACTCTGTGTGGATGGGACAGAGAGGAGCGAGGGGTACACAGCGAGACACAGGGAGGAGCCATGGAATCTCAAGTCGGCACGGCTGTTAAAAGCAACAAGGGCCTCAGTGTTTGTGAAATCCCTGTTAGATGTGTTTCAGAACCATTACCAGCGAATGCCCTCAGCCGCCCTCTTGAGTCTGAGATTCAAAGAAAATGGGAAGACCCAGAAGGCCGGGTTGAGCCTTTCATGTTGTCACACCATGATCAAAGGACCAAAACACAGGCTGCCTCAAATCAGAGCCCCATCAGCTCTCAAATCACCACCACAAAGCAATCTGGTCCCAGGCTTTGTTATGTGTGCAGTGATGGGACTTTCCTGAGGGGGGAACTGTTCTCTGTGGGCTCTGGCTCCCCATATGCTTACTCGGTGCTGGACGGTGCCGTGAGATGGGAGATGTGCGAGGAGGAGGCCGTGTCTGTGGCCAGGGAGGCCGTGTACAGGGCCACTCACAGGGATGCGTACTCGGGGAACAATGTGGACATCTTTCACATCACTGCGCGTGGATGGAGGCGCAGGGAGAGGGAAGACTTGAGAGAGGAGtactacagagagagactgagaagacGTGGACAGatgaaagtgagggagagagaagaaactaAGGGGAatgaggagagaatgaggagagaagaTGCTGTGTAACAGGGACACAGTTTTACAGAAGAAAAACTGTGATCAGAAGGGGGAAAAAGGATGAAAGCCAGCAAATGGTGTTGGGTAGCATAGTCACCTATATAAGAATGAATCCGTCTTTAATGAATAGTGTCAGGGTAAACAATAGAAAGTGATTGCACAACAATGACACACATTTTTAGAAGCCTAATTTTAGTGTTATTTCATGCATCTTGCTCTTCCTAAGTATAGCTAGCAAAAAAGAGGGTTGTCTGAATATGTGCACTGACTTGTTCCCAGTGTTTGTTCGTTTATGACTAGTAGCCTACGCATTTACCGTGAGAAGATGCAACAGAAATAATGTAGGTTAGGCCTACTTACTTGTGTATAGATAATATAAACTTAAGTGTTTTCTTACCTGATAAATAATAAGTGTCCAATACAAACTTTCAGGTAAACATAAGGAGTGGTATCTTGCTATGCGTCACTCACCCCAACCAGCAGAGGGCTATATCCAAAAGGatgactgtaaatgtgtgttgacAACAAATGTACATGGCTGGATGAACGGTAGCTAGCTGTAATCATATGAAGGAAGACGGCCCTCAGCAGTATCCTTAGGAGTGAGTCTGTGGATTTTTTAAATACCCGGCCTTTTGTCTGTGCCTGTGGTTTGGATCAGGGTCATCTGGGGTTTGGTTCTAACCCAGTCGACAGTCTCAGTTTCGCTGTGAACCCTTCCCTCGCTGCTTATGATGAGGATGCGCCCGAAAGAAACATCGAGTTTCTTCATGGAACAACCAAACTAGCATTCAAAATAAGTTAGTAAGCAGGTCACTTGCCAACGAGCTTGCCAAGATCAGCTGTTTTACGGTCTCTGGTTGGCTTACTTTTGCTAGCTGGTGTTGGCGCATGCTATCTTTGCCTTTTCTGGTAGTTGTTTGCCTGGCTAGTAACGTCAGGTGCGCAATAAACTTTAACTACATCCGAGCCTTCCCTCCCTAAACTTAAATTGATGTTAGGTAGACAACTGTGTAGCTAATCCTTGCAGATGACACTGTTTGCTAAATAACTGCAAGAGCTCGACTTTCATAACTTCAATGTAACATTAGGACGCATCAGAAACTGTCAGTGTGTCATAACTTGTCGGAGTAACTCCTCTGGTGCTGAGTTGaatgaataaaaatgtaatacCAGCCATATGAGTGACCTTCTTTGGCAATTACACCAGTCTTAtagagctcccccccccccattggaTATTTTaggccagtggttcccaaactttttacagttcCGTacttgacaggctacggaggtctgtgttgaatagggggcgtggccggagcggagttcagcacagacgtgacattttctcttgttttctaattaatgcttgttcatcgttgcgatcgttgttgtgtttataagaaagaaatacagccttgcaggaaaaaatacaggggaatttgggcgattttgatgcacaaaatgatgtttccgtctgaaagttgcaattctgtttcaaacgggacattctgcgaattccgtccgttttctgttatcgcggacattttctccccgcgtaccgcctgaaccacttcgcgtacccctgggggtacgcgtaccccagtttgggaaccgatgtttAGGCTATTGATTCAAATTTGCCAATCATCTgattgaaaaaacaaacaaacctggaTTCAGCATCTTAAGCAGCTAAGTGAGCGTGTTGTGTATATCAGATGAATAATCGCTTGTGTTACACTTGTGTGAGTTAATTGATGAATCAGGCCCTGGCCCTCATGATGAAGCTGTGTTATTGCAGGTGTAACATGATGCTGTGAGTGACTAAACTGTCTCTCAGTCATGAGTGTCATCAGCCCTGAATAATAGGTGATGTGTTGTTGCAAATGTTCATTCAACTTTCTTCCAACGTTCATTCAGTCAAGTAAGTTGAAAAGGTAATTCACTCAATTCAGTTCAGATGCCCAAGATGTTGCCATAGCCTTGCCTTATGAACTTGATCATGCATAATGTTTGAATGCTTTGAGGTGAACATTATGCTGAACTCTTTCAATATGTTCCACCCAGTTCCAGCATGGCGTCATCGTGGCTGTGGACTCGAGGGCAACAGGGGGCTCCTACATCGCCTCACAGACGTTGAAGAAAGTGATCGAGATCAGCCTCTACCTGCTGGGCACCATGGCCGGTGGCGCAGCCGACTGCAGCTTCTGGGAGTGCCTGCTGGCCAGGCAGTGCCGCATCTATGAGCTGCGCAACAAGGAACGCATCTCTGTGGCCGCCACGTCCAAGCTGCTCGCCAACATGGTGTACCAGTACAAGGGCATGGGCCTCAGCATGGGAACCATGGTGTGTGGCTGGGATAAGAGGGGGCCaggtaaatatacacacatctcctctgtgCTCATTACCAGCAGTGGTGCAGCCAGTCAATATTGGCTATTACAAGGTGTGGCCAGCTATTTCAAAACAATTGCTTTGCTTGATTCTTGTTCAGAGATAAACAAATGTGTCTGGAGTGTCTTGAAATACAGTGACGTTTTTTGAGGAGGCGATGCTCACGCATTTAGGTTGGAAGTGTTAACATATTTGAGTAATAGGAGTCGCAGGTTAGAAGTATCTACAAGTATTGGTAAGAAATGGCATTCAATTATTATAGAAAATAGTGATAAGTTAGAATGTACTGTTAATTGGATGATACATTTAGTCTTGAAACCCCTATTACATGAAGTGGTGCCCAAAAAGACGAAAAAAAtagaagagaatagaagagaattTGAGGACATGagtatttttttcttgttttcagCTCAAGAGGATTGCTATTCCTCCACTAGAATGGtccatttaaaaatgaaaaaggaaatGCTCACAAGGAATGTGTTATTGTCTAAATAAGAAACAGTTTTTGAAAGATCGCTGTCATTCCCCTTTAACAGATGCCAAGTGAATAATCGTCTTTTCTGAAAATGTCTCTCGGCTGTTGAAATCACGACTTCCAAATTCAGTGTTTGATTTAGGTTATTAATGCATAGTCATGCCCTGTAAAACAAGGTTGAGTGTTTGAAGAAATTGTTCtagtgctggtgctgctgctgcccggCACACTATCACATTTGGAGTCGGTGTTGAAATATGATGGTAATGAATTGGCCAGACACATAGCTTAGCTCTGTGTGGTAACCTTCAGTGAACCTTTAGACTACCTTTGGTAGTCTGAACAAACATTGTAGTAGATCAAAGATATTGCAGTCTAAAATATTCTAAAACAAATATACAGCAAACAATAGTACTTTACTAGTACTTTTCTATGTGGTTTAGTTTTGGACATGTCCTAATATATAAGCTATATTTAGCAATCACAGAAACAGGCATGGAGCATTACACACTGCTGCTTGAGGAAAGTTTTTTTGATTAAGTTGTAGAAAGGACTTTGGGCTCCACAGCTGTCATGTAATATTGAAGAGCTCATTGGAAAAAGAGTTTTTTTAGCACTGGGGGATTATTAGCCATGCATCATTTCAGTTTTCTCCCAATTAGCATCAGACAAATTGACTGCAGAGAAATTGAGTTCTTTAATTAGTCATTAGAAAATGGCCCCTTGATTGAAAATTCATATTGTTGTGtgatgagagggaaagagagaaagagagagagacagagggagggagagagagggagggtaaatccccagggtgtgtgagagtgagagagagagtgagaaagagagaaaaagaaaaagagaacttaAGGATTTGTTTAGCAATGACAAATGGGTCTAGACATTTTACTTGTGGTACGAAATGTCATTTTGGCTAGATGCTGTCACTATAAATAGTATTTTTAGAGTTTGGATGGTGTGGTGTTTAGATGCGACTGAAATGCTATCTGGAATGGCAAGAGAAGCAATCAATCAAGTAATCCCctagggctgggcgatatggACCAAAAATAATATTTGTATGCTGAATACCGATACATAATCTATAGCCTATCTGTATTTTCTACGAAGTGGGCTAAATGTTCAGTTGAGCCACTGTCGGGACAATGTTTTGCAGAACGTGACTGAACTGAAGTGTATATAGgttttgatttcacattcatttatttttaaaataataGACCTCTGTTAAGCATTTACattatatattagtgctgtcagtttaacgcgttattaacggcgttaacgcaaacccattttaacgctgttcatttttttatcgcgagattaacgcatttttttttttttttagattaacgttctttttggcctcgcaaactgtgtagtaggctaacgttacggtttgagtgaatggtgagcggcgcgatacggcgaaatggatgataaaaagcttctgaatggaaagtttacttttaaaagttgtgttgtgcaaaagaagcgagcttcactgttgtctgaaaatgtcaacaggcagctggctgaaagcaaagaagtaatagggttaccttttattggtaacctaactgttacggttcattgtttctgaaataagaggcctgactgctatgttcccagcaaacttgaaaaaaagaaaatattaagccatggtttaactgcactataggcagagtccttgtttacctgagatgtgcactttataattttattttgtgccgccctgtttggcaatgttggttttcaataaaataaaacatttgcataaagcaagccaatccacttttccatgttgataagggcattaaaaaaGTTAactgacataaatgcgattaatcgcgattaaatattttaatcgtttgacagcactattatatatataatgtgaTTAACAATCTGTTCTGGGGAAAAAGTATATTTATTTGCTAAAGTGTCAGGAGAATGCCCAGTCTGTAAACACGATCATGAGAGAGCAAAGAAAATCTCTTGACAGTTCCACAAAGTGATATAGTATACCGTGAAAAAGCTATGTACTCCAGCAGGCTATAGGTTGAGTATGGATTATGAGCGGCACAAGTTTTCTCAACGGTTtttggctaatttgaccatgaggaacaaaactagggtgctgtcgtttactgtaacctgagcgaacatcgagattttgccacgcccttttagcgGGCATCCAGCGCATCTgcatctcagcttctgaaggtcgtagacacttgaatttggtctcaaaatgaacggaatatgcatatttatatatgctctatgaaggtttctaagctctaaaacctttacctTTCGAGAtagtcaagaaaaaaaaaacgttttgatATTCGCTCGGGGCGCAAAAAGCTTCAAATCTTGAATTTCTTGAATATAtcgaaaagtaaaggttttagagcttagaaaccttgTTCGTATTGggtattccggtcattttgagacttcagaagctgagatacagttGCGCTGGACGCgcgctaaaagggcgtggcaaaatctcgatgtaCCTTATATACCGATAAATGACCCAGCCCAATGATCACTACACCCACGCAACAATCTCATTCTTCAAATACATGTATATTATGAGTTGTACACATGACGAAAAATAAATCACTGACTTTAAGGTTTACATGAAAGCCTTTGTGTCATGGCTTATTGGTCAAATTGACCAAATTTGACCTCTTGTCCTCTGCCGGGTTACTGCCTTATATCTACCTGTTTGACATAGGCTGTGATTTTTAGAACTGTTCATGACACAGAGTAGTCATAATCGCGTATATGTTACAGTGTACAAAATACAGTGGACATTTCTGTAGCCCTTCTGTAGCCCAAAATAGCTTATTTTGACTCATATTATCATGTTATTCATTTATTGTTGTACTGaagtttctgtgtctgtgcatattcTACATTTAGgtctacatttacatgtattcatgTAAATGCTTTCATCTAAATTTACTTAATATAATACAGGCACACATTTTCATCTTCACTAGATGGAAGAAGTCGCCTTTCAATTGCATGGTACTGGCTCAACTCAACTTGAATTGACTCTACTTGCTTTTGGTACCAGGTACTTCGTATTCAACTACAGTTTAGTACCCCCTCAATGTAGCTGGTCGTCATAGTGACGTGGCATGAAACCATGATGTCGGTATGTGGCTGTTTATCACAGCAAGGAGATACATTTTGTTTCAGAGGTGGCTTAAGGCAGCAAAACAAAAGActgctgataaaaaaaacaggacattTTGAGAAATTCTACATCCAAGTTCAGACGATGAGACTTCTCTCTGACCAATCAGTAGTCTGTAGTGTTTTCACGTTGTCATGACCTTCGGTGATGTTGGGTGTTTTGGCATTTGTATGCaaatagaaaatgaacaaaGAGCCCCATTCGTTTATCACAGcaacattagaaaaaaaaatacttccaGTCAGAAAGAATCATACTGAGTGACATTTCAAAGGAGTTGCAGTGAAATCTCTCAAACAGGATTTTCAGTGCTGAAGCAAATTAATTTCACCAGAGGGGAATTTGTCATGGTTGCAGCACCAGGCCTTCCCACTAAGTGGAGCTGTTTCCACATGGTGCTTTATGTGTGGGGAGGTGCGAGGGtccacttaaaaaaaattgcccagACAAAGTGCAGTAACTGGCAGTACATCACAGGCGACGTGTTTAAATGGGCCCAGCACAGTGACACCGTAATGTGAAATCAATATGGCTGTGACTGCGGGCCGGGAAAGACCAGTGCCATGATGGACGGAGGCTTTCGGCCAGGACAATCGGGTCGCATGCATAATGCGGGCCCCCAGGGATCAATGTGGTTTATACGGAGCATGCCACAAGTTTTTAATGGAAAGGGGCCCCTTAAATGGACAGCACCAGCCAGACGTCCAGAGTGACGCGGTAAATCTGGCAATCAATTCAGAAAAAATGATTCAGGGGAATGAGAGACGGCGGGAAAAAAAAGTTCAATATTCACGCCGTCTGCTACAATGCTGGTGATTAAATGGAGAGGTGAGTGTCATGTAAATTAAATCAATCTCGATTAAGAGCGAGCTCGTTACCCCCTTTCACTGATGTCAAGCtcacgttttttttctctccctttcttatttttttttcaggagtGATTAAGTGTCCAAGTGTCATGAGGAATAAATCTAATGGTGTATAGTTGAGAGCCTGACAAATATGCCTGTAATAACATTTAATGCCATGACACATCTGCTTAAGAGCTTAGCGCCGGTGGAGGCGGTGGTGTTTTGTGTGCGCCGTGCCTGCCGGGCACCTGCCACCTCCCCTTCGCCACACCTGTAACGCAGGAGCCGTGGCTT encodes the following:
- the psmb11a gene encoding proteasome subunit beta type-11a, which translates into the protein MALQDVCGFQDSALYPACSSSTTVIPDEDNWFYSRSSYKHNSTWREPRAKHGGIPLCFFIPRSQNTLICANHTNAFFSQGSNPSTSVTRPFPLSHGTTTLAFSFQGGVIAAADSRASCAGLVACPTTNKISPIHSHLVVTSSGCGADCMLWERILAREIRLYQLRHGRRLSIVGSAKLLSFMLHPFKGTEVCVALTLCGWDREERGVHSETQGGAMESQVGTAVKSNKGLSVCEIPVRCVSEPLPANALSRPLESEIQRKWEDPEGRVEPFMLSHHDQRTKTQAASNQSPISSQITTTKQSGPRLCYVCSDGTFLRGELFSVGSGSPYAYSVLDGAVRWEMCEEEAVSVAREAVYRATHRDAYSGNNVDIFHITARGWRRREREDLREEYYRERLRRRGQMKVREREETKGNEERMRREDAV